The Halictus rubicundus isolate RS-2024b chromosome 3, iyHalRubi1_principal, whole genome shotgun sequence genome includes a region encoding these proteins:
- the LOC143352565 gene encoding proclotting enzyme, with translation MFTLVIKTVLLVNFLRLFIDAADPTNCIPDYFRYIHNDETNEFSGRIEIPVPPKGVALQISVSLTIAIALPTKYVGRLELAQPRDQSVKAVQQGGSLKYNVLFPLAEPVPSLNEIWFNGVRICRGRRATGQIVTSIVLNHTLYPPGVVLLNVDNRDIIPNLPSLADSPSQNLSPDPPSLPVETDNIFSPTQSSISPIPTVPIFRPTPTVRPISPTQPASHMLDYETQQQCGLSNSSTINYLIAGGAKTSPGQYPWLAAIFLDLVPRYEFHCAGSLVTKTHVITAAHCFRYKNTSLPMGAMVVSLGRYKLFNFDEAGSVNREVAGYTVHPDYSSESLKATADADLGIIILRGTVEYTATIKPICIWSGPTSLDYVVHRLGTVVGWGRDEYGNVYVDEPRMIRAPIVSQETCVFSKYEFAVVGSNRTFCAGTKNGTGPCNGDSGSGFILYDLNLDRYFLRGIVSLSLLDKSNMSCDLAQYVVYVDIAKHLDWIYQQLSVQT, from the exons ATGTTTACGCTCGTTATCAAGACTGTGTTGCTGGTGAACTTCCTTCGGCTATTCATCGATGCGGCCGATCCAACAAACTGCATTCCCGATTACTTCCGATACATTCATAACGATGAGACGAATGAATTCAGTGGACGCATTGAGATACCAGTTCCACCAAAGGGAGTGGCCTTACAAATCAGTGTCAGTTTGACCATTGCTATTGCATTGCCCACG AAATACGTGGGCCGATTGGAATTAGCGCAGCCGAGAGATCAATCGGTTAAAGCGGTCCAGCAGGGCGGGTCCCTGAAATACAATGTTCTTTTTCCTCTCGCTGAACCAGTACCAAGCTTAAATGAAATTTGGTTCAACGGCGTTCGAATTTGTCGCGGTCGCCGCG caaCAGGGCAGATAGTGACATCCATTGTTCTTAATCACACCCTATATCCTCCGGGCGTAGTACTTCTCAATGTAGATAATAGGGATATAATTCCGAATCTACCGAGTTTGGCTGATTCGCCATCACAAAATCTTTCTCCAGATCCCCCATCTTTGCCAGTGGAAACGGATAATATCTTTAGTCCCACACAAAGTTCAATTTCTCCAATTCCAACTGTTCCGATTTTTCGACCGACTCCAACGGTTCGTCCTATTTCGCCAACGCAGCCTGCTTCACATATGTTGGATTATGAAACTCAGCAGCAATGCGGTCTCTCCAACAGTTCGACGATTAATTATCTAATAGCAGGTGGTGCAAAAACTTCGCCCGGTCAATATCCCTGGTTGGctgcaatttttcttgatttaGTGCCCCGATACGAGTTCCACTGCGCGGGATCGCTCGTTACGAAAACTCATGTCATCACAG CTGCACACTGTTTCCGGTATAAGAACACTTCCCTGCCAATGGGTGCAATGGTGGTGTCGTTAGGACGttataaactttttaacttCGACGAGGCAGGCTCGGTGAATCGAGAAGTGGCCGGCTACACAGTTCACCCTGATTATTCTTCTGAAAGTTTGAAGGCTACCGCTGATGCTGATTTAGGCATAATAATTTTACGAGGCACTGTCGAATATACCGCTACAATTAAACCAATTTGTATTTGGTCTGGCCCTACGTCGTTGGATTACGTTGTACATAGACTGGGAACTGTGGTAGGTTGGGGACGTGACGAATACGGAAATGTGTACGTTGATGAACCTCGAATGATCCGGGCTCCGATCGTATCTCAG GAGACTTGTGTGTTTAGCAAGTATGAGTTTGCAGTCGTAGGCTCAAACCGAACTTTCTGTGCGGGTACAAAGAACGGAACTGGTCCTTGCAATGGTGACAGTGGAAGCGGCTTTATTTTGTACGATTTAAATTTAGATCGCTATTTCCTTCGAGGAATTGTCTCCCTATCACTTCTGGACAAAAGTAACATGTCTTGTGATCTCGCACAATATGTTGTTTACGTGGACATTGCAAAACACTTGGACTGGATATACCAGCAACTTTCTGTGCAAACATAG
- the LOC143352251 gene encoding condensin complex subunit 3-like — translation MNRNLNEKISKIFSDVQFNKTCHQSNLKELKKYYEQVSTVAYYIRLQKRFIVSVNIIQMTLFNRLQADVQVFWDAFVGNFRIPLSNDQKHPRIQNTLEFIAEFAVWLHTASDDDESAQEEPLCPFLVKMFDFLLTSHCAKNKAVRFSICHFLNLLLNSMGDQAFIDDALCDKITTSMMDRLLDKSPKVRVQAILALHRLQDPSDDECPVIQMYIFHATKDPNAEVRIATLMSMGKNKKTLQVTLRRTRDVNERVRKVAYEFISKVTVRSLTITQRDQLLNDGLKDRSENVKQCVENVLLPSWLRHFNGDFISLVRALDVEFATDIAAMALKTLFKKSAVNTLIQQLPINTETKLIPLDQLTSENVFYWRCLIENFHCKPSAEELEMILPELSAFCTYIEDYLASISLNENEIWANHMQKFILLQLFEIATTYDLSDEAGRKALNELICNTLISNYWSEKIIECVVTHLQKVIPDVSARFDVLANIISDIRSPLKEPTQSVQISEEDQYDITLRRAKLRVKLLDLKEEEYQAIQNKQYLRADQLKNEINELNEEITKLFQPQVVTTTEEINEKNDPETMVKCLTILRTMMQSVNSLTPTLRSMMQIALDGLDHSDDKVTLSAIGTFCIYCILDKELAKKYLMMLFLQFSLEPENLEIWIITLKGIFDLCLSHGLEYLDMIENEDKTANRTEKSHTVNLYSHNDHEVTLTSLQQSNKEKDHSNFIRMIIPFLYHTDQGLRTIATEGICKLLLNRRISSSTLLSRLILLSYNPVNDNDFYLRQCLSGFFDNFLMRVPDAQEMLEETYLPTLRTISNAPETSSLQEIDPYDVSKFILNLTSCKIRKHGTENYYCSHNSLVFIILAEMLNPLSSISQEVLVKSLRNLHLEIEDDAMKQNLQSVIDKVAELMKENDKQLFKCVEEFKLKLETPNAVEMPATDEDTEADE, via the exons ATGAATCGAAATCTAAATGAGAAGATATCTAAGATATTTTCGGATGTTCAATTCAACAAAACTTGCCATCAAAGTAActtgaaagaattgaagaaataTTACGAGCAAGTAAGTACGGTGGCGTATTACATTCGGTTACAAAAACGTTTTATTGTAAGTGTGAACATTATTCAAATGACTCTTTTTAATCGATTGCAGGCTGATGTACAAGTTTTTTGGGATGCTTTTGTGGGGAATTTCAGAATTCCTCTCTCCAATGATCAAAAACATCCAAGAATTCAAAACACTTTGGAGTTTATTGCCGAATTTGCTGTCTGGTTGCATACTGCTTCAGACGACGACGAAAGTGCACAAGAGGAACCACTGTGCCCCTTTCTTGTTAAAATGTTTGATTTCCTTCTAACGAGTCATTGTGCTAAAAACAAAGCTGTTAGATTTAGTATTTGCCACTTTTTGAACCTTTTATTGAATTCTATGGGAGATCAGGCTTTCATAGACGATGCTCTATGTGATAAAATTACTACTTCTATGATGGACCGTTTGTTGGATAAGTCGCCAAAAGTCAGAGTACAAGCTATCCTTGCATTGCACAGACTCCAAGATCCATCGGACGATGAGTGTCCAGTTATACAAATGTACATATTTCATGCTACTAAGGATCCAAATGCTGAAGTACGTATAGCAACATTGATGAgtatgggaaaaaataaaaaaactctGCAAGTGACATTAAGACGTACCAGAGATGTCAATGAAAGAGTACGTAAGGTGGCGTACGAATTCATTAGCAAAGTTACAGTGAGATCATTGACTATTACTCAGAGAGATCAATTGTTGAATGATGGTCTAAAAGATAGATCAGAAAATGTCAAACAGTGTGTGGAGAATGTCTTGTTGCCATCGTGGTTAAGACATTTTAATGGTGATTTTATCAGTTTAGTCAGAGCTCTTGATGTTGAATTTGCCACAGATATAGCTGCAATGGCTTTGAAAACATTATTCaa gAAGAGTGCAGTAAACACTTTGATACAACAATTACCAATAAATACGGAAACGAAATTAATCCCACTGGATCAATTAACCAGTGAAAATGTATTCTACTGGAGGTGTTTAATAGAGAATTTTCATTGCAAACCTTCTGCAGAAGAACTGGAAATGATTTTACCAGAATTGTCTGCATTTTGCACGTATATTGAGGATTATTTAGCATCAATATCcttaaatgaaaatgaaatatggGCAAACCACATGCAAAAGTTcattcttttacaattatttgaaaTAGCAACTACGTATGATTTGTCTGATGAAGCTGGAAGGAAAGCATTGAATGAATTGATATGTAACACATTAATAAGCAACTACTGGtctgaaaaaattattgaatgtgTAGTTACACATTTACAGAAAGTTATACCAGATGTAAGCGCTAGATTTGATGTTTTGGCTAACATTATCAGTGATATAAGATCTCCTCTGAAAGAACCTACACAGAGTGTACAAATTTCAGAAGAGGACCAATATGACATTACTTTGAGA AGAGCAAAACTTAGAGTAAAACTATTGGATCTGAAGGAAGAGGAATATCAAGCTATACAAAACAAACAGTATTTAAGGGCTGATCAATTGAAGAACGAGATCAATGAATTAAATGAAGAGATAACGAAATTGTTCCAACCACAGGTCGTAACAACTACAGAGGAAATAAATGAGAAAAATGATCCAGAAACAATGGTTAAATGTCTAACCATATTGCGCACTATGATGCAGTCGGTGAATTCGTTAACACCGACTCTTAGGAGCATGATGCAAATAGCTCTTGACGGTTTAGAC CATTCAGATGACAAAGTTACCCTATCCGCAATAGGCACATTCTGTATTTATTGCATATTGGATAAAGAATTGGCTAAAAAATACCTCATGATGCTgtttctacaattttctttggaaCCAGAAAATCTAGAAATTTGGATTATAACGTTGAAAGGAATTTTTGATCTCTGCTTGTCGCATGGACTTGAAtatttggatatgatagaaaatGAAGACAAGACTGCTAATAGAACTGAAAAATCTCATACTGTGAACTTGTACAGTCATAATGACCACGAAGTTACTCTGACATCGTTGCAACAATCTAACAAAGAGAAAGATCATTCTAATTTTATCAGAATGATAATCCCATTCTTATATCACAcg GATCAAGGTTTACGGACGATTGCTACTGAAGGTATTTGCAAACTGTTACTGAATCGTCGAATAAGTAGCTCGACTTTGTTATCAAGATTAATTCTTCTATCATATAACCCAGTGAATGATAATGACTTTTACCTACGGCAATGTTTAAGTGGTTTCTTCGACAATTTCCTAATGCGTGTGCCAGATGCCCAAGAAATGTTGGAAGAAACATATTTGCCAACGTTACGGACTATATCTAACGCACCCGAAACAAGCAGTTTGCAGGAAATCGATCCTTACGATGTGTCCAAATTCATATTGAATTTGACTAGTTGCAAAATTCGCAAACATGGCACGGAAAATTATTATTGCTCTCACAATAGTCTCGTTTTTATTATTCTGGCGGAAATGTTGAATCCTCTTAGTAGTATTAGTCAAGAGGTTCTTGTTAAATCTTTGAGAAATTTACATTTGGAAATCGAAGATGACGCGATGAAACAAAATTTACAATCCGTCATTGATAAGGTCGCTGAACTG ATGAAAGAGAACGATAAACAATTATTCAAGTGTGTGGAAGAATTTAAGCTGAAGTTAGAAACTCCGAATGCCGTTGAAATGCCAGCAACAGACGAAGACACAGAAGCTGATGAGTAA